A region from the Acidiferrobacter sp. SPIII_3 genome encodes:
- a CDS encoding branched-chain amino acid transaminase, giving the protein MSMADRDGVIWYDGKFVPWRDANTHVLTHTLHYGMGVFEGVRAYPTSTGPAVFRLDAHVDRLFRSAHIMGMDMPYDKETVRQAILASVRENGLESAYIRPMAFYGSEGMGLRADKLKVHLIVAAWAWGAYLGDEALERGIRIKTSSFNRHHVNVTLCKAKTNGSYMNSMLALREAQQCGCDEALLLDTEGYVAEGSGENIFIVRNGVLLTPELTAALEGITRETIMELAGEIGVPVREKRITRDEVYIADEAFFSGTAAEITPIRELDFRPIGPGHRGPITEKLQTLYFEQVHGRRKSHPEWVTPVGEAMAAPRSQKA; this is encoded by the coding sequence ATGTCCATGGCGGATCGTGACGGGGTGATCTGGTATGACGGCAAGTTCGTGCCCTGGCGGGACGCGAATACGCATGTGCTGACCCATACCCTGCATTACGGCATGGGTGTGTTCGAGGGCGTGCGCGCCTATCCGACAAGCACCGGACCCGCGGTATTCCGGCTCGATGCCCACGTCGACCGCCTGTTCCGCTCGGCGCACATCATGGGCATGGACATGCCTTATGACAAGGAGACGGTGCGCCAGGCGATCCTCGCATCGGTGCGCGAGAACGGTCTCGAATCGGCCTACATCCGGCCCATGGCGTTCTACGGCTCCGAGGGCATGGGGCTTAGGGCCGACAAGCTCAAGGTGCATCTGATCGTGGCCGCCTGGGCGTGGGGCGCCTATCTCGGCGACGAGGCCCTGGAGCGCGGCATACGCATCAAGACCTCCTCGTTCAACCGCCATCATGTGAACGTCACCTTGTGCAAGGCCAAGACCAACGGCAGTTACATGAATTCCATGCTCGCCCTGCGCGAGGCCCAGCAATGCGGTTGTGACGAGGCCCTGCTACTCGACACCGAGGGCTATGTGGCCGAGGGCAGCGGCGAGAACATCTTCATCGTGCGTAACGGCGTGTTGCTGACGCCGGAGCTGACCGCGGCACTCGAAGGCATCACGCGCGAGACGATCATGGAGCTCGCGGGCGAGATCGGGGTGCCGGTGCGCGAGAAGCGCATCACCCGCGATGAGGTCTATATCGCCGACGAGGCGTTCTTCTCGGGGACCGCGGCCGAGATCACGCCGATCCGCGAGCTCGACTTCCGCCCCATAGGCCCGGGGCACCGCGGACCGATCACAGAAAAGCTCCAGACCCTCTATTTCGAGCAGGTCCACGGGCGACGCAAGAGCCATCCCGAATGGGTGACCCCGGTGGGCGAGGCGATGGCAGCGCCGCGCTCGCAGAAGGCCTGA
- a CDS encoding O-methyltransferase, which yields MERLIDKTLEDYARAHITALPEALAEIEHYTHAHRPDAAMLSGPIEAALLRLLVLLCPARRVLEIGLFTGYSALAMASALPADGEVLSCEKDPEAIAIAQRFFDRTPYGRKIRIRAGLALDTLEALRGQVFDLVFLDADKENYPIYYDRALPLLRPGGLFVADNTLWSGRVLAPSTPADLGIAAFNRKVQNDPGMDAVLLTVRDGVTVARKKTASA from the coding sequence ATGGAAAGGCTCATCGACAAGACGCTCGAGGATTACGCCCGCGCCCACATCACGGCCCTGCCGGAGGCGCTCGCCGAGATCGAGCACTACACCCACGCGCATCGCCCCGATGCGGCGATGCTGAGCGGGCCGATCGAGGCCGCGCTCCTGCGCCTGCTCGTCCTGCTCTGCCCGGCGCGCCGGGTCCTGGAGATCGGCCTTTTCACCGGCTATTCGGCACTGGCCATGGCCAGTGCCCTGCCCGCCGACGGCGAGGTGCTGTCCTGCGAGAAGGACCCCGAGGCCATCGCCATCGCCCAACGGTTCTTTGATCGTACCCCCTACGGCCGCAAGATCCGCATCCGCGCGGGCCTCGCGCTCGACACCCTCGAGGCCCTGCGCGGACAGGTCTTCGATCTCGTGTTTCTCGATGCCGACAAGGAAAACTACCCGATCTACTATGATCGCGCCCTGCCCTTGCTGCGGCCGGGCGGGCTGTTCGTCGCCGACAACACCCTGTGGTCGGGCCGGGTGCTCGCGCCCAGCACCCCCGCCGATCTCGGCATCGCCGCCTTCAACCGCAAGGTCCAGAACGATCCGGGGATGGATGCCGTGCTCCTTACGGTGCGCGACGGGGTGACCGTCGCGCGCAAGAAGACGGCCTCCGCTTAG
- the trxA gene encoding thioredoxin TrxA, whose translation MSQGIIYVTDDTFQEAVLNAPGPVLVDYWAEWCGPCKMIAPVLEEVARDYKDKLTVAKLNIDENPATPPKYGIRGIPTLMLFKNGGVEATKVGAMSKSQLSAFLDDNL comes from the coding sequence ATGAGCCAAGGCATCATCTATGTAACGGACGACACCTTTCAGGAGGCCGTGTTGAATGCGCCCGGCCCCGTGTTAGTGGATTACTGGGCCGAGTGGTGCGGGCCGTGCAAGATGATCGCCCCGGTCTTGGAGGAGGTCGCGCGCGATTACAAGGACAAACTCACGGTCGCCAAGTTGAACATCGACGAAAATCCCGCAACCCCCCCGAAATACGGCATCCGCGGCATCCCGACCCTGATGCTCTTCAAAAACGGCGGGGTGGAGGCCACCAAGGTGGGGGCTATGTCGAAATCGCAACTGTCGGCCTTCTTGGACGACAATCTGTAG
- a CDS encoding DEAD/DEAH box helicase yields MNDTHLTQQAFSGLGLPEPLLAGVLGAGFTHCTPIQAATLPKALAGHDVAGQAQTGTGKTAAFLLAVFNRLLTVSPPPDRRPNQPRALILAPTRELAIQIHKDALVLGQGCAQSVQLAYGGTGYESQRKAIEEGVDILIGTPGRLIDYFKQHVFDLRALEVMVLDEADRMFDLGFIKDIRYLLHRMPPVDKRLSLLFSATLSYRVMELAYEHMNNPELVRIEAEKITAERVRERLYHVGQEEKLPVLVGLLRSEQVSRALVFTNTKHAAERVQGWLAANDFGAAVLSGDVPQQKRQSLLADFQGGHFPVLVATDVAARGLHIPDVSHVFNYDLPQDAEDYVHRIGRTARAGAAGEAVSLACDEYAFSLMDIEAYIGHKIPVERVTDDLIVSLRRPAHKPPRERVGHHARSRGESAPRDRAHRHSSGRPREQARAPQRPAQAASPAPKPAPSRPAETRPAEPVRPRGLKTPEKPVLG; encoded by the coding sequence ATGAATGATACTCACCTTACCCAGCAAGCGTTTTCCGGCCTCGGGTTGCCGGAACCACTCCTCGCCGGAGTCCTCGGCGCCGGGTTCACCCACTGCACACCCATCCAGGCCGCCACCTTGCCCAAGGCGCTCGCGGGCCACGACGTGGCCGGGCAGGCCCAGACCGGGACCGGCAAGACCGCGGCCTTTCTTCTGGCGGTCTTCAACCGCCTCCTGACGGTGTCGCCGCCTCCGGATCGACGGCCGAACCAGCCGCGCGCCCTGATCCTCGCGCCCACGCGCGAACTGGCCATCCAGATCCACAAGGATGCCCTGGTGCTGGGTCAAGGATGCGCCCAGAGTGTCCAGCTCGCCTATGGCGGGACCGGTTACGAGAGCCAGCGCAAGGCCATCGAGGAGGGCGTCGATATCCTCATCGGCACCCCGGGACGCCTCATCGACTATTTCAAGCAGCACGTCTTTGATCTGCGCGCGCTGGAGGTGATGGTCCTGGACGAGGCCGACCGCATGTTCGATCTCGGCTTCATCAAGGACATCCGCTACCTCTTGCATCGCATGCCGCCGGTCGACAAGCGCCTGAGCCTGCTGTTTTCGGCGACATTGTCCTATCGCGTCATGGAGCTTGCCTACGAGCACATGAATAACCCCGAGCTCGTGCGCATCGAGGCGGAAAAGATCACCGCCGAGCGCGTGCGCGAGCGGCTCTATCACGTGGGGCAGGAGGAGAAGCTTCCGGTATTGGTCGGGCTTCTGCGTAGCGAGCAGGTGTCGCGGGCGCTGGTGTTCACGAATACCAAGCATGCCGCCGAGCGCGTGCAGGGGTGGCTCGCTGCCAATGATTTCGGGGCCGCGGTGCTTTCCGGGGATGTCCCGCAGCAAAAACGTCAGAGTCTGCTCGCGGATTTCCAGGGGGGGCATTTTCCGGTCCTGGTGGCCACCGACGTGGCGGCGCGCGGTCTGCACATACCGGATGTGAGCCACGTCTTCAATTACGATCTCCCGCAGGACGCCGAGGATTATGTGCATCGCATAGGGCGGACGGCGCGCGCCGGGGCCGCCGGCGAGGCGGTGAGCCTGGCGTGCGACGAGTACGCCTTCTCGCTCATGGATATCGAGGCCTATATCGGTCACAAGATCCCGGTGGAGCGCGTCACGGACGACCTGATCGTCTCCCTGAGGCGCCCGGCCCACAAGCCCCCGCGCGAGCGCGTCGGCCATCATGCACGATCACGTGGCGAGTCCGCCCCGCGCGATCGCGCCCATCGCCATTCGTCCGGGCGACCCCGCGAGCAGGCGCGCGCTCCGCAACGTCCCGCGCAAGCGGCCTCTCCGGCCCCCAAACCGGCCCCTTCCCGGCCTGCCGAGACCCGGCCCGCGGAGCCAGTGCGGCCGCGCGGTCTCAAGACCCCCGAGAAGCCGGTCCTCGGTTAG
- a CDS encoding acireductone dioxygenase — translation MAELRLQDGSRVTGPERIAAHLAPLGVTLRHWPLPEGARARELLTAQVLTDLEKDELLGLVEHRFEALRAESGYQARDLIVLHEELPGLGEALAKFSAMHYHDDDEVRYVLAGAGYFGFVTESGAQMLLRVEAGDYINVPARAEHWFVMGDAPRIKAVRYFTDKAGWVPVYTPTPVALA, via the coding sequence ATGGCAGAGCTTCGTTTGCAGGATGGATCGCGGGTCACGGGGCCCGAGCGCATCGCCGCGCATCTGGCGCCGTTGGGTGTGACGCTGCGCCACTGGCCCCTGCCCGAAGGCGCGCGCGCCCGCGAGCTGTTGACCGCGCAGGTGCTCACCGACCTGGAAAAGGATGAGCTTCTGGGCTTGGTTGAGCACCGCTTCGAGGCCCTGCGGGCCGAATCGGGCTATCAGGCCCGCGACCTCATCGTCTTGCACGAGGAGCTGCCGGGCCTTGGTGAGGCGCTCGCCAAGTTCTCCGCCATGCATTACCACGACGACGACGAGGTGCGTTATGTCCTGGCGGGCGCGGGATATTTCGGGTTCGTCACCGAGAGCGGCGCGCAGATGCTCCTGAGGGTGGAGGCCGGGGACTATATCAATGTCCCGGCGCGCGCCGAGCATTGGTTTGTGATGGGTGATGCCCCGCGCATCAAGGCGGTACGCTACTTCACCGACAAGGCGGGCTGGGTGCCGGTGTACACGCCTACGCCCGTCGCGCTGGCGTGA
- a CDS encoding RuBisCO large subunit C-terminal-like domain-containing protein, translating into MTPAASPDSLVIATYRFPPGIDAARQAEIIAIGQTLGSADARFTGREQALAACRGEVLEVRADGDGTRASVAFPAANTERDIGTLLTMVFGKYSLAGPARLVDLRLPPDFGTLPRFGIAGLRARVGVAGRPLLMAIFKPALGLTAADHATLLRAVADTELDLVKDDEILGNLAQAPTLERLRACRPVIETIRDRRGRDLLYAVNVTGRADTLLATARALVAEGANALLLNVLVYGYPMLEALARDPAIGVPIIAHPALAGALALAPDHGIDYALVLGRLMRRAGADIVLHPARFGSLPFSAADEARVIAALADRDGPWPAVFPGPSAGIKPAVVPALLADYGRDLVINAGSAIFDAATGPKAAVEAFFAAMDAGL; encoded by the coding sequence GTGACCCCCGCCGCTTCGCCAGATTCCCTGGTCATAGCGACCTATCGTTTCCCACCCGGGATCGATGCCGCGCGCCAGGCTGAGATCATTGCCATAGGCCAGACCCTGGGTAGCGCCGACGCGCGCTTCACCGGGCGTGAGCAGGCGCTTGCCGCCTGTCGCGGCGAGGTGCTCGAGGTGCGCGCCGATGGCGACGGGACGCGGGCCTCGGTGGCGTTCCCCGCCGCCAACACCGAACGCGACATCGGTACGCTGCTTACCATGGTGTTCGGAAAGTACAGCCTGGCCGGGCCCGCGCGACTCGTGGACCTGCGCCTGCCCCCGGATTTCGGGACCCTTCCGCGTTTCGGTATAGCCGGGCTGCGCGCACGCGTGGGTGTCGCCGGTCGGCCGCTGCTCATGGCGATCTTCAAGCCGGCCCTGGGACTCACCGCGGCCGATCACGCGACCCTCCTGCGTGCAGTCGCCGATACCGAACTCGATCTTGTCAAGGATGACGAGATACTCGGCAATCTCGCGCAAGCACCCACCCTCGAACGTCTGCGTGCTTGCCGCCCCGTGATCGAGACGATCCGCGATCGCCGCGGACGCGACCTCCTGTACGCGGTCAACGTCACCGGGCGTGCCGACACCCTGCTCGCCACCGCCCGCGCCCTGGTCGCCGAAGGCGCCAACGCCCTGCTGCTGAACGTGCTGGTCTACGGCTACCCCATGCTCGAGGCCTTGGCCCGCGACCCCGCGATCGGCGTGCCCATCATCGCCCACCCGGCACTCGCGGGCGCCCTGGCCCTGGCCCCCGACCACGGCATCGATTACGCCTTGGTCCTGGGGCGGCTCATGCGCCGTGCCGGGGCCGATATTGTGCTCCACCCGGCGCGTTTTGGGTCGCTGCCGTTCTCGGCCGCGGACGAGGCGCGGGTGATCGCGGCGCTCGCCGATCGCGACGGCCCCTGGCCCGCGGTGTTCCCCGGGCCGTCGGCCGGCATCAAGCCCGCGGTCGTGCCGGCGCTCCTTGCTGACTACGGCCGCGATCTCGTCATCAACGCCGGATCCGCGATCTTCGATGCCGCCACCGGGCCCAAGGCCGCGGTCGAGGCCTTCTTTGCCGCGATGGACGCTGGATTGTGA
- the mtnB gene encoding methylthioribulose 1-phosphate dehydratase has protein sequence MNEVTDPRPRLVAIGRLFYERGWMWATAGNLSARADDRSFWITASGLCKGELTADDFLRIAVADGRVLEGGAGRKPSAETAIHRAVYDTQESAAACLHGHSVEAVLASRGRDPVVLPRVEMIKALGVWDDGTPTALPVFANHPDVASIGQAVETFLRDHPHPLPALIVRDHGVTAWGQTVSEALRHFEAVEFLLTLLARGF, from the coding sequence GTGAACGAGGTCACTGATCCGAGACCCCGGCTGGTCGCCATAGGACGGCTTTTCTATGAGCGCGGCTGGATGTGGGCGACCGCCGGGAACCTGAGCGCGCGCGCCGACGACCGGTCGTTCTGGATCACGGCAAGCGGCCTCTGCAAGGGCGAACTCACGGCCGATGACTTTCTGCGCATCGCGGTCGCCGACGGCCGGGTGCTGGAGGGCGGCGCCGGGCGCAAGCCCTCCGCCGAGACCGCCATCCACCGGGCGGTCTATGACACCCAGGAGTCGGCCGCCGCGTGCCTGCATGGCCACTCCGTGGAGGCCGTGCTCGCAAGCCGCGGACGCGACCCCGTGGTCCTGCCGCGCGTGGAGATGATCAAGGCCCTGGGGGTGTGGGACGATGGCACGCCCACCGCCCTGCCGGTCTTTGCCAACCACCCGGACGTGGCGTCCATAGGGCAGGCCGTCGAGACCTTTCTGCGCGACCACCCGCACCCCCTGCCGGCGCTCATCGTGCGCGATCACGGTGTGACGGCGTGGGGTCAAACGGTCTCCGAGGCGCTTCGGCACTTCGAGGCCGTGGAGTTCCTTCTCACCCTGCTCGCGCGCGGATTTTAG
- a CDS encoding winged helix-turn-helix domain-containing protein, which yields MCLLPLFVHTAVCQLKLAISAIQKKFRSAPRPPAVLLCVANPMALPCVHAITGAGWTCHRVPRLRYVDRAARALDARVVVTDRIASVAGRSPGQTSNPLSFVLLGPPRREADALAAGATLFVPAPIDTQALIQGLSRIINSPVPKEPRTAADANGLWLDPRTTQVRVGDRPLVLSPRHFSVLHELTRSPGRLLTTERLCSGISGIRPMTPAALAVCVSRLRKLLRDAGAPDCIETVHCLGYRYTLLELPMTPAVAMARHG from the coding sequence ATGTGTCTCCTGCCGCTATTCGTGCACACTGCGGTTTGCCAGCTGAAGCTGGCGATATCCGCGATCCAGAAGAAATTCCGTAGCGCCCCCAGGCCGCCGGCGGTGCTGCTTTGCGTCGCCAACCCGATGGCCCTGCCTTGCGTGCATGCCATCACGGGCGCCGGTTGGACATGCCATCGTGTACCACGGCTACGCTATGTCGATCGGGCCGCACGCGCGCTCGATGCCCGCGTCGTGGTCACGGATCGCATCGCCTCCGTGGCCGGCAGGTCCCCGGGCCAAACCTCGAATCCCTTGTCCTTCGTGCTTTTGGGCCCGCCTCGACGGGAGGCGGATGCGCTCGCTGCCGGCGCCACGCTCTTTGTCCCCGCGCCGATCGACACACAGGCGTTGATCCAGGGCCTGTCCCGGATCATCAATAGCCCCGTCCCCAAAGAACCGAGGACGGCCGCCGATGCCAATGGTCTCTGGCTCGACCCGCGCACCACCCAGGTGCGGGTGGGGGATAGGCCGCTCGTCCTGTCGCCGCGCCATTTCAGCGTCTTGCATGAACTCACCCGTAGCCCCGGCAGGCTGCTCACGACCGAGCGGCTGTGCTCGGGTATCAGCGGTATCCGCCCGATGACACCCGCCGCGCTCGCTGTATGCGTCTCGCGGCTGCGAAAGCTCTTGCGCGATGCCGGTGCCCCGGATTGCATCGAGACCGTCCATTGTCTCGGATACCGCTACACCCTATTGGAGCTGCCGATGACACCGGCGGTCGCTATGGCACGTCATGGATAG
- a CDS encoding TonB-dependent receptor translates to MLARHPRSRAARAACPPLRLLVASLLCATGAARAATVGGANAATASSGSSYVNVGHVSANSQALNTLEGTPTKKQIFKSTQSIKVIGKKQMSLAGPANGGAQALSVAPGVNVASEGVSGAPRSSISINGMKTGWGNIAGNANDGTVMVTFDGVPMVDPAYTVWQASEVPQLSLIQAMSVTYGPGYAVNRWYNNIGGSINFAPLEPSKRASATLGTFAGSFSTYGGYFNVQTGKMGDGWSGVVAGGVTRADGNYLHGYGFNNPSKNHAYYAKFRKTFHGGHVSFGAYDARSESYRPLPIPVGPNANVTVNGVNPSTGAVNPGPLYSQQTTGFYTTLPYSEYWKQSVVSTELLYSRFVDRIAGNITMHNLMWYRYGQRQHLHYDNYGNNNNVLNQYYYTTSDTFGDKLYFNIRAPYNNVSVGGYYLNSKYASLLEFYNAALPAQYAYGPNAGSNATVNGQPVNYSLSLPSHYHDSYMYMTDLAAFIQDDIQPLKSLRITPGIRVVSFQTNFVNNASSMFPINFANNIGTNGDGTGGNNAPNSSTTFSELEPSIGVNWQATKVLALYANYSTAYKAPAGATGTYAHLLASSLAPQKSAQYQVGVKGFIRHDGLLNDAAFGANYYNLDDTNEIIPIPVVSHLYSLFASGSSRFNGVNIYAEDNPIYTLHVFANLSFERATYSRYTTPSGGSYDGLPVSNVPAQTANVGMFYEMYNHGVVYTPSIWWQYTGPQDIYNNNTNAPTRQKLPAFGIWNASLKVAVGRSDLGAHVHRVDVSFGVYNLLNKQYNAYEYVSSGGYYGVAGQLLGEPGAPRSFEVSLSTKF, encoded by the coding sequence ATGTTGGCACGTCACCCCCGATCACGCGCGGCCCGCGCTGCTTGCCCGCCGTTGCGGCTGCTCGTGGCCTCTCTGCTGTGCGCCACCGGTGCTGCCCGGGCCGCTACCGTCGGTGGCGCCAATGCCGCCACCGCTTCCTCGGGTTCGTCCTATGTCAATGTCGGCCATGTGTCCGCCAACTCGCAGGCCCTCAATACCCTCGAGGGGACCCCTACCAAGAAACAGATCTTCAAATCCACCCAGTCCATCAAGGTCATCGGCAAGAAGCAGATGAGCCTCGCCGGGCCGGCCAACGGCGGTGCGCAGGCGCTGTCCGTCGCCCCCGGTGTCAATGTCGCGAGCGAGGGCGTGAGTGGCGCCCCGCGCTCTAGCATCAGCATCAACGGCATGAAGACCGGATGGGGCAACATCGCCGGTAACGCCAATGACGGTACGGTCATGGTGACCTTCGACGGCGTCCCCATGGTTGATCCCGCCTATACGGTGTGGCAGGCCTCGGAGGTCCCGCAGTTATCGCTGATACAGGCGATGTCCGTGACCTATGGCCCGGGCTATGCGGTGAACCGCTGGTATAACAACATCGGGGGGTCGATCAATTTCGCGCCACTCGAACCGTCGAAACGGGCAAGCGCCACCCTCGGGACGTTTGCCGGCAGCTTCAGCACCTATGGCGGATACTTCAACGTCCAAACGGGCAAGATGGGGGATGGCTGGTCGGGGGTTGTCGCCGGAGGCGTGACGCGCGCCGATGGCAACTATCTGCATGGCTACGGGTTCAACAATCCCTCGAAAAACCATGCCTACTACGCCAAGTTCCGCAAGACCTTCCATGGCGGGCACGTGAGCTTCGGCGCCTACGACGCGCGCTCGGAATCCTATCGGCCGTTGCCAATCCCCGTGGGCCCCAATGCCAATGTCACGGTCAACGGCGTGAACCCCTCCACGGGCGCGGTCAATCCCGGACCCCTCTATAGCCAGCAGACCACAGGGTTCTATACCACCCTGCCCTATTCCGAATACTGGAAGCAGAGTGTGGTCAGCACCGAGTTGCTGTACTCGCGGTTCGTCGATCGGATTGCCGGCAACATCACGATGCACAACCTGATGTGGTACCGCTACGGCCAGCGCCAGCACCTGCACTACGACAACTACGGCAACAATAACAACGTCCTGAATCAGTATTACTACACGACCAGTGACACCTTCGGCGACAAGCTCTACTTCAATATCCGCGCGCCGTATAACAATGTTTCGGTGGGGGGTTATTACCTGAACAGCAAGTACGCCTCGCTGCTCGAGTTCTATAATGCCGCGCTGCCCGCGCAGTATGCCTATGGGCCCAATGCCGGCAGCAATGCCACGGTCAACGGCCAGCCCGTCAACTACAGCCTGTCGCTCCCGAGTCATTATCACGACTCGTACATGTATATGACCGACCTCGCGGCCTTCATCCAGGACGACATCCAGCCGCTGAAGTCGCTGCGCATAACGCCCGGCATCCGCGTCGTGAGTTTCCAGACCAATTTCGTCAATAACGCCTCGTCCATGTTCCCGATCAACTTCGCGAACAACATCGGCACGAACGGCGACGGCACCGGCGGAAACAATGCCCCGAATTCGTCAACCACCTTCAGCGAGCTCGAGCCGTCCATAGGGGTCAACTGGCAGGCCACGAAGGTCCTGGCGTTGTATGCCAACTACTCCACCGCCTATAAGGCCCCGGCGGGTGCGACCGGCACCTACGCTCATCTATTGGCGAGTTCGCTTGCCCCGCAAAAATCCGCGCAGTATCAGGTGGGCGTGAAGGGTTTCATACGCCACGACGGGCTCTTGAACGATGCCGCGTTCGGTGCCAACTACTACAACCTCGACGACACCAACGAGATCATACCGATCCCGGTGGTGAGCCATCTCTATAGTCTGTTCGCATCAGGCTCGTCGCGTTTCAACGGCGTCAACATCTACGCCGAAGACAACCCGATCTACACCCTCCATGTGTTTGCCAACCTGAGTTTCGAGCGCGCCACCTATTCCCGGTACACGACGCCGAGCGGCGGGTCGTATGATGGTCTGCCGGTCTCCAATGTCCCGGCGCAGACCGCCAATGTCGGGATGTTCTATGAGATGTACAACCACGGCGTCGTGTACACGCCGAGCATCTGGTGGCAATACACCGGGCCGCAGGACATCTACAACAACAACACCAACGCGCCGACCCGGCAGAAGCTGCCGGCCTTCGGGATCTGGAATGCGTCGCTCAAGGTGGCCGTGGGACGTAGCGATCTCGGCGCCCACGTGCATCGCGTGGACGTCAGTTTCGGGGTCTACAACCTCTTGAACAAGCAGTATAACGCCTACGAGTACGTCAGCAGTGGCGGCTACTATGGCGTGGCGGGCCAACTCCTCGGGGAGCCGGGTGCCCCGCGCTCGTTCGAGGTCTCGCTCAGCACCAAGTTCTAA
- a CDS encoding HEPN domain-containing protein produces MSVDADLAQAMRWFNTARGDLDTARALLGLKRYAPACFHAQQAAEKAFKGLLVATGRLPKTHSIAQLLRELPEDPERHPRLVLAARLDKLYIATRYPDALPEGTDIAEAYDAKDAQEAIAVAEGTLALLQQWGGELGVPTS; encoded by the coding sequence ATGAGCGTGGACGCTGATCTCGCGCAGGCTATGCGCTGGTTCAACACGGCGCGTGGTGATCTTGATACCGCCCGTGCGCTCCTCGGGCTCAAGCGCTACGCGCCGGCGTGTTTCCATGCCCAGCAAGCCGCCGAGAAGGCCTTCAAGGGCCTCTTGGTGGCCACCGGCAGGCTCCCCAAGACCCACTCGATCGCCCAACTCTTGCGAGAACTCCCCGAAGACCCGGAGAGGCACCCGCGGCTCGTATTGGCGGCGCGACTCGACAAGCTCTACATCGCCACGCGCTATCCCGATGCGCTGCCGGAGGGCACCGACATCGCCGAGGCCTATGACGCCAAAGACGCGCAAGAGGCGATCGCCGTGGCCGAAGGGACCCTTGCGCTGCTCCAGCAATGGGGCGGTGAGCTCGGAGTGCCGACATCATAG
- a CDS encoding nucleotidyltransferase domain-containing protein, giving the protein MDITTDKRSAPEGRHPAADIRAQAQKRAASMREMALRVLVPPLVRRLDARRIWLFGSVARGVPSKDSDLDVLVEVGENAAGLPFKERVAAAYDVVADAPLAFGCDVIPWTTAELAAKHRAGGPFFRTLWGERELLYERGR; this is encoded by the coding sequence ATGGACATCACGACCGACAAACGATCGGCACCGGAAGGGCGTCACCCGGCCGCCGACATCCGCGCACAGGCCCAAAAGCGGGCCGCGTCCATGCGCGAAATGGCGTTGCGCGTGCTCGTCCCTCCGCTCGTGCGACGTCTGGACGCCCGGCGGATCTGGCTGTTCGGGTCGGTGGCGCGAGGCGTGCCATCGAAGGATTCCGACCTCGACGTGCTCGTGGAAGTCGGGGAGAACGCCGCGGGCTTGCCGTTCAAGGAGCGCGTGGCGGCGGCCTACGACGTGGTCGCCGACGCGCCCTTGGCGTTTGGCTGTGACGTCATCCCCTGGACCACCGCGGAGCTCGCCGCGAAGCACCGGGCAGGCGGGCCGTTTTTCCGGACCCTCTGGGGAGAGCGGGAGCTGCTTTATGAGCGTGGACGCTGA